In Streptomyces longhuiensis, the following proteins share a genomic window:
- a CDS encoding DUF4097 family beta strand repeat-containing protein, translated as MQKFDTPSPVTAVLDIPAGRIQFIAADRTDTCVEILPTDKSKTRDIKAAEQVTVAYADGVLRIEAAAAKNRILGNSGSVEVTVQLPAGSHIEAKTAATELRGVGRLGDVTFDGAQGPVKLDETASARITLQAGNIHVGRLTGPAHISTQKGDLNITEATTGTVELRTESGDITIGAANGTSATLDAGTAYGRIHNTLKNTDGATAGLNIQATTAHGDITARSL; from the coding sequence ATGCAGAAGTTCGACACCCCCTCCCCCGTCACCGCCGTCCTCGACATCCCCGCCGGACGCATCCAGTTCATCGCCGCCGACCGCACCGACACATGCGTCGAGATCCTGCCCACCGACAAGTCCAAGACCCGCGACATCAAGGCCGCCGAACAGGTCACGGTCGCCTACGCCGACGGAGTCCTGCGCATCGAGGCAGCCGCCGCGAAGAACCGGATCCTCGGCAACTCCGGATCCGTCGAAGTGACCGTCCAGCTGCCCGCCGGCTCCCACATCGAGGCGAAGACCGCCGCCACCGAACTGCGCGGTGTGGGGCGCCTCGGCGACGTCACCTTCGACGGCGCGCAGGGACCGGTCAAGCTCGACGAGACCGCGAGCGCCCGCATCACCCTCCAGGCCGGAAACATCCACGTCGGCCGCCTGACCGGCCCCGCACACATCAGCACCCAAAAGGGCGACCTGAACATCACCGAAGCCACCACCGGCACCGTCGAACTGCGCACCGAGTCCGGTGACATCACCATCGGCGCCGCCAACGGCACCTCCGCCACCCTAGACGCCGGCACCGCCTACGGACGCATCCACAACACCCTGAAGAACACCGACGGCGCCACCGCCGGCCTGAACATCCAGGCCACCACCGCCCACGGCGACATCACCGCCCGCAGCCTCTAA
- a CDS encoding ribosome-inactivating family protein has product MERTERTERTEWTERTERPERGTVRRRLVSAAVVVSVLAGTLGAGGAVTYGAPARTEQDHSARVQPQPQGQAQPRAVTDDEDFADIYTRTVANIRNALLGDESVRRPGAGHLIQNPDPNAFQSINIGRFTEDEFILGGMVRAVFRRSDSYLLGFYVENRDASRRVFYTFTEQVDGRTRDMVPGSVYPGTRREHFGWGVNYGNLAGTTISRSRLRNAVRDIYHHDPNTSTHTLETGVEALAVALAEGARFQAIPAYIAQAIRGGRDWEVRRHADEITSWDQDSQVVIRARAADPTGNQEVWQQRREYAWNGARVLLSALDLARRLYLIKPPTRKS; this is encoded by the coding sequence ATGGAACGGACCGAGCGGACCGAGCGGACCGAGTGGACCGAGCGGACCGAACGGCCTGAACGCGGCACGGTGCGGCGGCGGTTGGTCAGCGCGGCTGTGGTGGTTTCGGTACTGGCGGGCACCCTGGGTGCGGGAGGGGCGGTCACCTATGGCGCACCGGCCCGGACCGAGCAGGACCACAGCGCTCGGGTCCAGCCGCAGCCCCAGGGGCAGGCGCAGCCGCGAGCAGTGACGGATGACGAGGATTTCGCCGACATCTACACCCGCACGGTCGCGAACATCCGCAACGCGTTGCTGGGGGACGAGAGCGTCCGTCGGCCCGGCGCCGGTCACCTGATCCAGAACCCCGACCCAAACGCCTTCCAGTCGATCAACATCGGACGGTTCACCGAGGACGAGTTCATCCTGGGCGGTATGGTCCGAGCGGTCTTCCGCCGGTCCGACAGCTATCTGCTGGGGTTCTACGTGGAGAACAGGGACGCGAGCCGTCGGGTCTTCTACACGTTCACCGAGCAGGTGGATGGCCGCACGAGGGACATGGTCCCGGGCAGCGTCTACCCGGGCACCCGCAGGGAGCACTTCGGCTGGGGTGTCAACTACGGGAATCTCGCCGGAACCACGATCAGCCGGAGCCGCCTGCGGAATGCGGTGCGCGACATCTACCATCATGACCCGAACACGAGCACCCACACGCTGGAGACCGGAGTCGAGGCGCTGGCCGTGGCCTTGGCCGAAGGGGCACGGTTCCAGGCGATTCCCGCGTACATCGCTCAGGCAATCCGTGGCGGGAGGGACTGGGAGGTACGCCGCCACGCGGACGAGATCACGAGCTGGGACCAAGACTCCCAGGTTGTCATTCGGGCACGCGCCGCTGATCCGACGGGTAATCAGGAGGTGTGGCAGCAACGCCGTGAATACGCCTGGAACGGGGCCCGCGTGCTGCTGAGCGCGCTGGATCTGGCCCGTCGGCTCTACCTGATCAAGCCGCCGACGAGGAAGAGCTGA
- a CDS encoding TetR family transcriptional regulator produces the protein MGPVDTTDFQRARSPQAKQQREAAILDAARALGAEHGIRQVTLTDIAAAVGMHKSALLRYFETREEIFLRLTAADWQEWAPVLCAEIGRVAVGDAAGVAAAFARTLAARGMFCDLLAQAPMNLERNVSVGAVHEFKLVTLTAVDAIVTAVRARLPELIEADGVDLMAAATSMAGSFWQIATPGPEIAALYRGDPRLAHAIVDVEPRLARILTAMLEGIVAGR, from the coding sequence ATGGGGCCCGTGGACACCACCGACTTCCAGCGCGCCCGGTCCCCGCAGGCCAAGCAGCAGCGGGAGGCCGCGATCTTGGACGCCGCGCGGGCCCTGGGCGCCGAGCACGGCATCCGGCAGGTCACGCTGACCGACATCGCCGCGGCCGTGGGCATGCACAAATCCGCGCTGCTGCGCTACTTCGAGACGCGGGAGGAGATCTTCCTGCGCCTGACCGCGGCCGACTGGCAGGAGTGGGCGCCGGTCCTGTGCGCCGAGATCGGCCGTGTCGCCGTCGGCGACGCGGCGGGCGTGGCCGCGGCCTTCGCCCGCACCCTCGCGGCCCGCGGCATGTTCTGCGACCTGCTCGCGCAGGCTCCGATGAACCTCGAGCGCAACGTCTCGGTCGGGGCGGTGCACGAGTTCAAGCTGGTGACCCTGACCGCGGTCGACGCGATCGTCACCGCGGTCCGCGCGCGGCTGCCGGAGCTGATCGAGGCCGACGGCGTGGACCTGATGGCCGCCGCGACGTCGATGGCCGGCTCGTTCTGGCAGATCGCGACGCCGGGGCCGGAGATCGCGGCGCTGTATCGCGGCGATCCTCGGCTGGCGCACGCGATCGTGGACGTGGAGCCGCGGTTGGCGCGGATTCTGACGGCGATGTTGGAGGGCATCGTCGCGGGGCGCTGA
- a CDS encoding SDR family NAD(P)-dependent oxidoreductase, protein MTENTTENTQQTWFITGCSRGFGRALVRAALEAGDTVAATARRPEQLDDLAAEFGDRISPIALDVTDPGAAKAALEEARKRFGRIDVLVNNAGYANVSPIETTDDEDFRAQFETNFWGVYNVTKAAIPLLREQGGGLVIQFSSMGGRVGGSPGIASYQAAKFAIDGFSRVLRVETAPFGVRVLVVEPSGFRTDWAGPSMTVHDVPEGYDGTVGAINRRIRQSAEGPAGDPVRAAEILVQMAKRRDIPTNLALGTMASEGSIAQDRRLLAQDEKWSAVGRSADFAEAYPVKFPEDAAA, encoded by the coding sequence ATGACAGAGAACACGACCGAGAACACGCAGCAGACCTGGTTCATCACCGGCTGCTCCCGCGGCTTCGGCCGCGCCCTCGTCCGTGCCGCCCTGGAGGCCGGCGACACCGTGGCGGCGACGGCCCGCCGGCCCGAACAGCTCGACGACCTGGCCGCCGAGTTCGGCGACCGGATCTCCCCGATCGCGCTCGACGTGACCGACCCCGGGGCCGCGAAGGCGGCGCTGGAGGAGGCCAGGAAGCGCTTCGGACGGATCGACGTGCTCGTCAACAACGCCGGCTACGCCAACGTCTCCCCGATCGAGACCACCGACGACGAGGACTTCCGCGCCCAGTTCGAGACGAACTTCTGGGGCGTCTACAACGTCACCAAGGCGGCCATCCCCCTGCTGCGCGAGCAGGGCGGCGGTCTGGTCATCCAGTTCTCCTCCATGGGCGGCCGCGTCGGCGGCTCCCCGGGCATCGCCTCCTACCAGGCGGCGAAGTTCGCGATCGACGGCTTCAGCCGGGTACTGCGTGTGGAGACTGCGCCGTTCGGCGTCCGGGTTCTGGTCGTCGAGCCGAGCGGGTTCCGCACCGACTGGGCCGGCCCCTCGATGACCGTGCACGACGTCCCCGAGGGCTACGACGGCACCGTCGGCGCCATCAACCGACGCATCAGGCAGAGCGCCGAGGGCCCGGCCGGCGACCCGGTGCGCGCTGCGGAGATCCTGGTGCAGATGGCGAAGCGCCGCGACATCCCGACCAACCTCGCCCTCGGCACGATGGCGTCGGAGGGGTCAATCGCCCAGGACCGGCGGCTGCTGGCGCAGGACGAGAAGTGGAGCGCCGTCGGACGGTCCGCGGACTTCGCCGAGGCCTACCCGGTGAAGTTCCCGGAGGACGCGGCGGCCTAG
- a CDS encoding amino acid permease, translating to MTRRKSIEATMAEAGAGTTRLTRALGPLQMTLMGIGVTVGAGIFVLTGTAAARYAGPGIVLSYLLGAVATFLVALCYTEFASTVPVAGSAYTYAYVSLGELVAWIIGWDLILDMTMGAGAVATGWSQYFTDFLGTFGVHLPSAIAGPTATVNVPAVLVILVLTAILASGIRTTARINMAMTLVKLAAVALFLVIGVQHLDAANWSPFIPAAKSAAESGGFWQEPILSRLGLGLNASFGAAGVLTGGAIIFGAYSGFDIMASGAEEARDPRRTMPRALSATVAVCALLYVAVALVVTGMQNYTKLDNAAPITGALQAVGAHWATRIIGLGAICGLTTVVMIMMLGQSRVFLAMSRDRLLPEWFAHVHPVTRSPRRIVWPLGIAVALMTALLPINDLAELGNIGMLFSFIIVCLGVLRLRRTQPSLPRGFRTPWVPFVPVLGTVLCVVLILSLPTITWARFLAWMAAGLAIYFLWGRHNSRFASAEKTSTSERDAELSPDRSGRV from the coding sequence ATGACGCGCAGAAAGTCGATCGAAGCCACCATGGCCGAAGCCGGCGCCGGCACCACCCGGCTCACCCGCGCACTCGGCCCGCTCCAGATGACGCTGATGGGTATCGGCGTCACCGTGGGAGCCGGAATTTTCGTCCTCACCGGCACCGCCGCCGCCCGCTACGCCGGGCCGGGCATCGTGCTGTCCTACCTGCTCGGCGCCGTGGCCACCTTCCTGGTCGCGCTGTGCTACACCGAGTTCGCCAGTACGGTCCCGGTCGCAGGCAGTGCCTACACCTATGCCTACGTCTCACTCGGCGAACTCGTCGCCTGGATCATCGGCTGGGACCTGATCCTGGACATGACCATGGGCGCCGGAGCGGTGGCCACCGGCTGGTCCCAGTACTTCACCGACTTCCTGGGCACCTTCGGGGTGCACCTGCCATCGGCCATCGCCGGGCCGACCGCGACCGTGAACGTTCCCGCGGTGCTCGTCATACTCGTCCTCACCGCGATCCTGGCCTCGGGCATCCGCACCACCGCGCGGATCAACATGGCCATGACGCTGGTGAAACTGGCCGCCGTGGCCCTGTTCCTGGTCATCGGGGTGCAGCACCTGGACGCCGCGAACTGGTCGCCGTTCATCCCGGCCGCCAAGTCAGCCGCCGAGAGCGGAGGATTCTGGCAGGAGCCGATCCTGAGCAGGCTCGGCCTCGGGTTGAACGCCAGCTTCGGCGCGGCGGGCGTGCTCACGGGCGGGGCCATCATCTTCGGCGCCTACTCCGGCTTCGACATCATGGCGTCCGGCGCGGAAGAGGCCCGCGACCCGCGCCGCACCATGCCCCGCGCGCTCAGCGCCACGGTCGCGGTGTGCGCGCTGCTCTACGTGGCCGTCGCGCTGGTCGTCACGGGCATGCAGAACTACACCAAGCTCGACAACGCCGCGCCCATCACCGGTGCGCTGCAGGCGGTGGGCGCCCACTGGGCGACCCGGATCATCGGCCTGGGCGCGATCTGCGGACTCACCACCGTCGTCATGATCATGATGCTGGGTCAGTCCCGGGTCTTCCTGGCCATGAGCCGCGACCGTCTGCTTCCGGAATGGTTCGCGCACGTGCACCCGGTCACCCGCAGCCCCCGCCGGATCGTCTGGCCCCTGGGTATCGCGGTGGCGCTCATGACCGCGCTGCTACCCATCAACGACCTTGCCGAACTGGGCAATATCGGGATGCTCTTCTCCTTCATCATCGTCTGCCTCGGCGTCCTACGACTCAGGCGCACCCAACCCTCCCTGCCCCGAGGCTTCCGCACCCCCTGGGTACCGTTCGTCCCCGTTCTGGGCACCGTGCTCTGCGTGGTGCTGATCCTCAGTCTTCCGACCATCACGTGGGCCCGGTTCCTGGCCTGGATGGCCGCCGGTCTGGCCATCTATTTCCTTTGGGGCCGCCACAACAGCCGCTTCGCCTCCGCCGAGAAGACGTCGACATCAGAACGGGACGCGGAACTCAGTCCCGACCGGTCGGGCCGCGTGTGA
- a CDS encoding TetR-like C-terminal domain-containing protein — protein sequence MSPTGGRPRDPSIGAAVLAATIELLGEDGYTRFSLEKAAIRAGTTKAAIRRRWPVRQRLVIDALASVLVTPPTPDTHCTRCDLQQSVELLAEALDTRLPPGVLAPLVAECAADLELHRHLLTALVEPSRSAAEVAVRRAVDRGDLRPDTDPGLVVDLLASAVYQRALLGTAPLDRAAARLLTDLLLRGVAVDFDRLVEISRMPAAHRHPH from the coding sequence GTGAGCCCCACCGGCGGCCGGCCGCGCGACCCGTCGATCGGGGCGGCGGTGCTGGCCGCCACCATCGAGCTGCTGGGCGAGGACGGCTACACGCGCTTCTCCTTGGAGAAGGCCGCCATCCGGGCCGGCACCACCAAAGCGGCCATCCGGCGCCGCTGGCCGGTGCGGCAGCGGCTGGTCATCGACGCCCTCGCCTCGGTACTCGTCACCCCGCCCACCCCCGACACCCACTGCACCCGCTGCGACCTCCAGCAGAGCGTCGAACTCCTTGCCGAGGCACTGGACACCAGACTGCCGCCGGGCGTCCTCGCCCCCCTGGTCGCGGAATGTGCCGCCGACCTGGAGCTCCACCGCCATCTGCTGACCGCCCTGGTGGAACCCAGTCGATCCGCCGCCGAGGTCGCGGTCCGACGCGCCGTCGACCGGGGCGACCTGCGCCCCGACACCGACCCCGGCCTCGTGGTGGACCTGCTCGCGTCCGCCGTCTACCAGCGGGCTCTGCTCGGCACCGCCCCTCTGGACCGGGCGGCCGCCCGCCTGCTGACCGACCTGCTGCTGCGCGGTGTCGCCGTCGACTTCGACCGGCTCGTCGAGATCAGCCGGATGCCAGCCGCCCACCGCCATCCCCACTGA
- a CDS encoding VOC family protein: protein MHVTGFDHLVLNVADVERSLAFYCGPLGLAGERVEEWRAKKAPFPSVRVSAGTVIDLVQRTEGAVGRAANVDHICLVVEPLDWQEVVDSGTFTVLEGPVPRWGARGSAQSVYVRDPDDNTVELRWYPQDDRR from the coding sequence ATGCATGTCACCGGCTTTGATCATCTCGTGCTCAACGTCGCCGACGTCGAGCGGTCGCTCGCCTTCTACTGCGGCCCACTCGGGCTCGCCGGAGAGCGAGTCGAGGAGTGGCGTGCCAAGAAGGCGCCGTTCCCGTCGGTGCGAGTGAGCGCCGGGACCGTCATCGATCTCGTCCAGCGAACAGAGGGGGCGGTGGGAAGGGCGGCCAACGTGGACCATATCTGCCTGGTCGTGGAGCCGCTCGACTGGCAGGAAGTCGTCGACTCGGGGACGTTCACCGTCTTGGAGGGTCCCGTGCCGCGCTGGGGCGCCCGCGGCTCCGCGCAGTCCGTGTACGTGCGGGACCCGGACGACAACACTGTCGAGCTGCGCTGGTACCCGCAGGACGACCGGCGGTGA
- a CDS encoding aldo/keto reductase, producing the protein MGSNRLGKTEVHVTELGFGGGPLGGLYTPLDDETAASALEAAWDGGIRYFDTSPHYGIGHSERRTGDLLRHKPREQFTLSTKVGRLLELYAKARRRSCSHRPVALP; encoded by the coding sequence ATGGGAAGCAATCGGCTCGGGAAGACCGAAGTGCATGTCACGGAGCTCGGCTTCGGTGGAGGTCCACTCGGTGGGCTCTACACGCCGTTGGACGACGAGACCGCCGCGAGCGCCCTGGAAGCGGCCTGGGACGGCGGGATCCGCTACTTCGACACCTCGCCGCACTACGGAATCGGGCACTCCGAGCGCCGCACCGGCGATCTGCTCCGCCACAAGCCGCGCGAGCAGTTCACGCTGTCGACGAAGGTCGGCCGACTGTTGGAGTTGTATGCGAAAGCTCGGCGGCGGTCCTGCTCCCACCGGCCAGTTGCCCTGCCCTGA
- a CDS encoding FadR/GntR family transcriptional regulator: MAAKQDVVAQLRGLIASGELTPGQKLPAEPALCDQLGASRGSLREAVRELEALGVLQARHGSGTYVSQLRPAEMMRGFAATVDLVPLDGLLELVEIRRVLESHAAGQAAARATAELDVELAELLAAMERETDHTALSDLDARFHQRICDAGGNESLAALVEVFRSRGSHYDIYSIEEVRRDSDKGHRAIAAAIAARDPMAAALAAGAHITHTQDWLRRFRPRPH, from the coding sequence ATGGCTGCCAAACAGGACGTAGTTGCCCAGCTCAGGGGGCTGATCGCCTCCGGAGAGCTGACGCCCGGTCAGAAGCTGCCCGCGGAACCCGCGCTCTGCGATCAGCTCGGAGCCTCCCGCGGCTCGCTGCGCGAGGCCGTCCGCGAGCTCGAGGCGCTCGGCGTGCTTCAGGCCCGGCACGGCTCCGGCACCTACGTCTCCCAATTGCGCCCGGCCGAGATGATGCGAGGCTTCGCCGCCACCGTGGACCTGGTCCCGCTGGACGGCCTCCTCGAACTCGTCGAGATCCGCCGCGTCCTGGAGTCCCACGCGGCCGGGCAGGCCGCAGCGCGCGCCACGGCCGAACTCGACGTCGAGCTGGCCGAGTTGCTCGCAGCCATGGAGCGCGAGACCGACCACACCGCGCTGAGCGATCTGGACGCCCGCTTCCACCAGCGGATCTGCGACGCGGGCGGGAACGAGTCACTTGCCGCACTGGTCGAGGTGTTCCGCTCGCGCGGAAGTCACTACGACATTTACTCGATCGAGGAGGTCCGCCGGGACAGCGACAAGGGCCACCGGGCTATCGCGGCGGCCATCGCGGCACGCGACCCCATGGCGGCCGCGCTCGCCGCGGGAGCGCACATCACCCACACCCAGGACTGGCTGCGCCGCTTCCGTCCCCGGCCGCACTGA
- a CDS encoding aminotransferase class V-fold PLP-dependent enzyme, with product MPQADLRPLAPEPVLRPDGLPALDDWSLDPAVRHLNHGSFGAVPSATGARQQELREEAERDPVAWFRHLPARVAQARSAIADWLHAPQEATALVPNASAGVTAVLSSLPLRAGERIVVTDHAYGAVDMAVRRHAARAGAKVDTVHIPLDADAEQSAALMRAAVDAHDRTTLVVVDHITSATARLMPVQQIAADCLERGIALLIDGAHAPGMLAEPLRGLEGTYWVGNLHKWPCAPRGTAALVAQPADSADRQRLHPPIDSWGAPDDYPQRFDQQGTLDLAAWLATPHALDLIEDRYGWDAARTHMSTLADYAQRYLAERWGVSLDGLPPEPAPTMRLVPLPHGIAADQDAAHALQHAIADRHACATSVTTWRGRGFLRLSAHLYNTPADYQDFADRCDVLHP from the coding sequence ATGCCTCAGGCGGACCTCCGTCCCCTCGCGCCGGAACCGGTACTCCGGCCGGACGGCCTCCCGGCGCTGGACGACTGGTCACTCGACCCAGCGGTACGACACCTCAACCACGGATCCTTCGGTGCGGTGCCGTCGGCGACCGGGGCCCGGCAGCAGGAACTGCGCGAGGAGGCCGAGCGCGACCCGGTCGCATGGTTCCGCCACCTGCCTGCACGCGTGGCGCAGGCCCGGAGCGCCATCGCCGACTGGCTGCACGCACCGCAGGAGGCGACGGCGCTGGTCCCCAACGCGAGTGCGGGCGTCACGGCCGTGCTGTCCTCGCTGCCGCTGCGCGCGGGTGAACGGATCGTGGTCACCGACCACGCCTACGGCGCCGTCGACATGGCGGTGCGGCGACATGCGGCACGGGCCGGCGCCAAGGTCGACACCGTGCACATCCCGCTGGACGCGGACGCCGAGCAGAGCGCGGCACTGATGCGCGCGGCGGTGGACGCACACGACCGTACGACCCTGGTCGTGGTGGACCACATCACCTCCGCCACCGCCCGACTGATGCCGGTTCAGCAGATCGCCGCGGACTGCCTCGAACGCGGCATCGCACTGCTGATCGACGGCGCGCACGCACCCGGCATGCTCGCCGAGCCGCTGCGGGGCCTTGAGGGCACGTACTGGGTCGGGAACCTGCACAAATGGCCCTGCGCCCCGCGCGGTACCGCAGCGCTGGTCGCTCAGCCTGCCGATTCCGCCGATCGGCAGCGGCTGCACCCACCGATCGACTCCTGGGGCGCCCCGGACGACTACCCGCAGCGCTTCGACCAGCAAGGCACACTGGACCTGGCCGCCTGGCTGGCCACCCCCCACGCGCTGGACCTCATCGAGGACCGCTACGGCTGGGACGCAGCCCGGACCCACATGTCCACTCTCGCCGACTACGCCCAGCGGTACCTCGCAGAGCGATGGGGTGTCAGCCTCGACGGGCTTCCCCCTGAACCAGCTCCCACCATGCGACTGGTCCCACTCCCCCACGGCATCGCCGCCGACCAGGACGCCGCACACGCGCTGCAGCACGCCATCGCCGACCGCCACGCCTGCGCCACATCCGTCACCACCTGGCGCGGCCGTGGGTTCCTTCGCCTGTCGGCCCATCTGTACAACACCCCTGCCGACTACCAGGACTTCGCCGACCGCTGCGACGTGCTCCACCCCTGA
- a CDS encoding LacI family DNA-binding transcriptional regulator: protein MTERSNGHRPTLEDVARRAGVSKSTVSRAINGEPKVRASVAERIRQAVDELGYVPNQAARSLVTRRNNAVAVVVTEPQNRLFVDPYFDSHLRGIRQELVHQGAQPVLLFIEEPDDYPRVGNFLGGGHVDGALLFSLRTDDPLPAMVEHMGLPAVFGGRPAIGSGHRSHTYVDADNRGGAREAVRHLVSLGRRRIGTITGPLNQASAIDRLDGYRDVLLDASPQLMAEGDFTLQGGAEAMAVLLDRCPDLDAVFVASDLMASGALRELRGRGRRVPDDVAVVGFDDLTTIAEATEPPLTTVHQDIEDMGRLMARLLFKRTSGELESRDGSHPLSSVVTPTRLVVRKSA from the coding sequence TTGACGGAACGGTCTAACGGACATCGCCCCACACTTGAGGACGTAGCGCGCCGGGCAGGGGTGTCGAAGTCCACGGTGTCGCGTGCGATCAACGGCGAGCCCAAAGTGCGCGCCTCGGTCGCGGAACGCATCCGACAGGCAGTGGACGAACTCGGCTACGTGCCCAACCAAGCCGCCCGAAGCCTGGTCACCCGCCGGAACAACGCCGTCGCCGTCGTGGTCACCGAACCGCAGAACCGGCTCTTCGTCGACCCGTATTTCGACTCCCACCTGCGCGGCATCCGGCAGGAACTCGTCCACCAGGGCGCGCAGCCAGTGCTGTTGTTCATCGAGGAGCCGGACGACTATCCGCGCGTCGGAAACTTCCTGGGCGGCGGCCACGTAGATGGCGCCCTGCTGTTCTCGCTGCGCACCGACGATCCTTTGCCCGCCATGGTCGAGCACATGGGCCTGCCCGCTGTCTTCGGCGGACGCCCCGCGATCGGCTCCGGCCACCGCAGTCACACCTACGTCGACGCCGACAACCGCGGCGGAGCCAGGGAAGCCGTCCGGCATCTCGTATCGCTGGGACGCCGACGGATAGGAACCATCACGGGCCCGCTCAACCAAGCCTCCGCGATCGACCGCCTCGACGGCTACCGGGACGTCCTCCTCGACGCCTCACCCCAACTCATGGCCGAGGGCGACTTCACGTTGCAGGGCGGTGCCGAGGCCATGGCCGTGCTCCTCGACCGGTGCCCGGACCTGGACGCGGTCTTCGTCGCATCGGACCTCATGGCCTCCGGAGCCCTGCGCGAACTGCGGGGACGCGGGCGCCGCGTACCCGATGACGTCGCTGTCGTCGGCTTCGACGACCTGACGACCATCGCCGAGGCAACGGAGCCGCCGCTGACCACGGTGCACCAGGACATTGAGGACATGGGCCGCCTGATGGCTCGGCTGCTGTTCAAGCGAACATCGGGCGAGCTCGAGTCGCGAGACGGAAGCCATCCGCTGTCTTCCGTGGTCACTCCGACGCGCTTGGTCGTGCGGAAGTCCGCTTGA
- a CDS encoding DinB family protein: protein MSAIDRPMPPLNADERTTLESWLDFHRTTLAMKCEGLDDEQAAVASVPPSGFTLTGLVQHMAEVERNWFRRVFAGEHAPPIYDPQADPDGPDGGFDVAAGATLSDALATWHAEIARAREHCAGRALADTGRFMEQDVNLRWIYAHMIEEYARHNGHADLVRERIDGTTGV, encoded by the coding sequence ATGAGCGCCATCGATCGTCCTATGCCGCCCCTGAACGCCGACGAGCGCACGACGCTGGAAAGCTGGCTCGACTTTCACCGCACCACACTCGCCATGAAGTGCGAGGGGCTGGACGATGAGCAGGCCGCCGTCGCATCCGTGCCGCCGTCCGGCTTCACATTGACCGGCCTGGTCCAGCACATGGCGGAGGTGGAACGGAATTGGTTCCGTCGCGTGTTCGCCGGGGAGCATGCTCCGCCCATCTACGACCCGCAGGCCGACCCGGATGGCCCCGACGGTGGTTTCGATGTGGCTGCGGGCGCCACCCTGAGCGACGCCCTCGCCACCTGGCACGCGGAGATCGCCCGTGCCCGTGAGCACTGCGCCGGCCGTGCACTGGCCGATACGGGTCGCTTCATGGAGCAGGACGTCAACCTGCGCTGGATCTACGCCCACATGATCGAGGAGTACGCCCGCCACAACGGCCACGCCGACCTGGTCCGGGAACGCATCGATGGCACCACTGGCGTGTAG